The following proteins are co-located in the Microplitis demolitor isolate Queensland-Clemson2020A chromosome 5, iyMicDemo2.1a, whole genome shotgun sequence genome:
- the LOC103576634 gene encoding 28S ribosomal protein S24, mitochondrial has product MALILNNISKAFQLNCNTLQRSIHVTAAVEKCRSGRYRPTLKRTRALTYEMSQKPFQLVMRKSWNVWNTSNIQGGNRPSETAVEDEFIRRFMVGTWHNIFVSDLIIKRQHNIIRIAGIIERRTLPRKLYFLIGYTQELLSYWLQCPVKMELQSVPSREDVIFKYI; this is encoded by the exons ttcaattaaattgcaACACATTGCAAAGATCAATTCATGTGACTGCTGCTGTTGAAAAATGTCGATCAGGTCGTTACAGACCAACATTAAAACGAACCAGAGCACTCACATACGAGATGTCACAAAAACCCTTTCAACTTGTCATGAGAAAATCGTGGAACGTTTGGAACACAT CAAACATCCAGGGCGGTAACAGACCTTCGGAAACAGCCGTCGAGGATGAATTCATCCGGCGATTCATGGTCGGAACCTGGCACAACATTTTCGTGTCCGACCTGATAATAAAACGGCAGCACAACATTATCAGGATCGCGGGAATAATCGAGCGGCGAACGCTGCCCAGGAAATTGTATTTCTTAATTGGCTACACCCAGGAGTTGCTGAGCTACTGGCTCCAGTGTCCAGTAAAAATGGAACTCCAGTCAGTTCCTAGTCGCGAGGacgtaatatttaaatatatataa